AGCCTGCCGGATTTGCTGATCAACATAGCTTTTGGTGACAACCGGATCGTCGACCGAACCCGGCACGCCGCCGTTTCCGTCAGCCAGTGCTTGCGATGCAAAGACCGCTGTTCCGACTATGGCCAGGGCGAGAAATCCCTTGGTTGCTTTTTTCATGTTCTATTCTCTCCTTTTCCATCGGATTACAATTGGTAAGCTTTGGCCAGCAGGACGACCACTTCCGCCCGCGTAGCCCTGCCCTGCGGCTTGAATGTTTGTCCGTAGCCGCTGATCCAGTTCCTGGAGGCGAGCGCCTCCACCGCCGGCGATGCCCAATGGCTGGTCGGCAAATCGGCAAAGGAAGATTTGCTCCGCTTGTACAGCAAGAGATCATGCGCCCGCGCCACCATCAGGGCCATCTCTGCCCGCGTGATCGACTGGTCCGGCTTGATGCTGTTGTTCGGATAGCCCTGGATGATGCCGAGCTTGTGCGCTGTCATCATATTGGCATGGGCCCAGTGGTTGGTGGAAAGGTCACGGAACGGACTTTTCCCCGCATAAGGAACGACATTGACACCCTTGGCCCGCATAGACTGAACCAGCATCGTCGCAAACTGGGCTCGCGTGACGGATTGGTCCGGCCGGAAGGTAGCGTCGTCAAAGCCCTTGACCACGCCCTTGCGGCTCAGTCTGGCGATTTCATTTCGGGCCCAGTGCGTGCTGATGTCGCGGTATCCTTCGATCAATGTCTGTTTGGTCAGCGTAAGCCGGTAGGAGTCGTATTTGAACGGCACAAAGCTGTTCAGCCGGATGTAGTATTTGCCCGGCTTCAGCTTCATCCCCAGGACCTCTTTTCCCTGATCGGACAGCTGCGCGACATCATTGGTGGAAACGAGCGCGTAGTTCAGCGTATCGGCACCGTACAGCTCGAGGCGCATCCCGCTCGACACCGGAACAAAAGGTGCCCGGATCGTCACGTACGATTCAGAATCGAGCGTAAATTGGAACCAGTCCTGATCCGTATGGGTCGGCAGCGTCCCCGTCATCAGCGTGCCTCCCGCCAGCGGCGAAGCCTGACGGTAGGTATCATTCGGCTCGTTGGTGTCTTTTCGAATCGGCGTATAGCTCAAATCGAGCTTGTACTCCCCGTTTACCTGATTCCGCCAATATTCGGTCAGGCGGATGTAATATTTGCCGGGCGACACTTCCTTTTGGGCGCGTTCGGTCGGATCATTGCGATCTCCGCGGTCGTACTCCTCCCAGCCTTGGCCCTGCTTGCCGATCTTCATCACCAGATCGATCCGCTTGGTATCGGCGGTGACGGTCACGTTTAATCGCCCGTATTCCCGGACATAGTAGGAAAACCAGTCTTCGTCTCCCTCTTCGTGAAAATTGCCGATCACCGTGATTTGGTTTCCGACCAGGGGACGAGCTGTATCGATGCTGTTGTTTCTCTCGTAGCGATCCGGATTGATCACAAACCGGCTCATCAAGAGATAGGTAAAAGAATTCACTCCGC
This sequence is a window from Brevibacillus composti. Protein-coding genes within it:
- a CDS encoding S8 family peptidase, whose translation is MTVLAVAIGLTAVLGGRQTAEAAAPTSDRYINNQSHLKLIKADQAWKTVTSNAAITIAVLDTGVDYNHPDLKGNLLPGVNVVEPSRSAQDDSMNGHGTAVAGVLAGRGNNNIGVSGLLWHARILPIKVLDKYGETDVEILAKGIQTAIDRGAKIILMSVSSLSYSKSLTAAVQRAEASGVLVVAASGNEANRVAYPAAYPTVVAVGAVKDNRQPLYDSNTGPELNIVAPGFNIYTTKPGGKYGTFTGTSAAAPQVAGAAALLLARNPKMSPLDVRQMLYQTATDLGERGWDRQTGYGLLNVAELISERQSLDFHEPNNTRGQAKGFPIESQLRAQLSERDPIDWYFMDVPYDGKVTLLATVTSSVSAPLAATFYSDNREPATYYIGNGDTLTVPAKAGRMYIKMERSGGVNSFTYLLMSRFVINPDRYERNNSIDTARPLVGNQITVIGNFHEEGDEDWFSYYVREYGRLNVTVTADTKRIDLVMKIGKQGQGWEEYDRGDRNDPTERAQKEVSPGKYYIRLTEYWRNQVNGEYKLDLSYTPIRKDTNEPNDTYRQASPLAGGTLMTGTLPTHTDQDWFQFTLDSESYVTIRAPFVPVSSGMRLELYGADTLNYALVSTNDVAQLSDQGKEVLGMKLKPGKYYIRLNSFVPFKYDSYRLTLTKQTLIEGYRDISTHWARNEIARLSRKGVVKGFDDATFRPDQSVTRAQFATMLVQSMRAKGVNVVPYAGKSPFRDLSTNHWAHANMMTAHKLGIIQGYPNNSIKPDQSITRAEMALMVARAHDLLLYKRSKSSFADLPTSHWASPAVEALASRNWISGYGQTFKPQGRATRAEVVVLLAKAYQL